The region accaccaccaccaccacattTCATTTTCACCAAGCATTTGTATGCAATTTCAAGCTTAtctaaaaacatgattttctaAAAGTTTCATCACTTTTCTAATTACGCATACATTAAATCCTGCCATTATTATTCAATAACTCAAACACAACATTACTCCCATAACTTCATaaagttagcacaaccattaaGTATCACTTCCATctctaaacaaaaatatttcctATACATGAAGCTTCCATTTTCTTTAATATCTCTTCATTTTTGGCTTCAATATATCCAAGCTTCTAGACTTTAAACCAAACAATTAATCTTCGGTCCTCTCAAATATTCAATTAACCCAAAATTTCCATCTTAAAGATTCAAACGTAACTAAGCTATAAACACTAACATTACCCACAACATCTTTATTTTCACTCACTCAcgcaattaaaaagaaacatacccaactaaactttttttaaaaaatgtgaagatatCCTCATTTGCTCATAACTACACCATCAACCCCTTTGCATTATATATTTTCCACAACATTTCCAtaattatattacttataattcaCTTTTCCCATACTCATTCcctaaagaacacaaaatacaaagCATAGTACATCTAGTTTTAGACTTAGGCTCTTAGATATATTCTATTGAACATCTTGCAAGCATCTAACAAGATCTAATTTGGCATAGCCCCAAAACTACTCTATGTCATACCATATACAAGACAAGTTGCATATCTACCAAAATCCTTTATTCTAACAATTTAAAACCATCCCCAAGTTTATGGATGTCGAGCTAACCCATGCCAACTTTCTTCATTAAATCCAATAAGATGAAgttaaatcaaaagtaaatagaAAAACAAGGACTTAAGTAAATTACTCAAGGATTCTAAATCACCATTGCAACTACCAAAAGAATtacattcaaattaaaattagaaatttggATTAAATATCTAAGAGACTATAAGATCCATAaaatcccatatatatatatatatagatgaataAACAACAATTAACACCCATTCACCCATTAAGAGACACTAAGCTCATTTCCCTCcctattcttcttttctttcttgtctTATAACCTATCCGCCCTTTAAATGTCTTCCCtcccttcctctctctctctctctctctctctctctcacactcacacacacacacacacacagttGAACGGtaatattttacaatatttttgtaTACAATGGTGTAATAATAGATTGTCTTTGGCTACAGTAACAAGCTTCAATATCTACAGTTAAGATTGCATTCACAGGGATATTGTAGGGATAAAGTAGAGGGCGATAGAGAATGGAGATGGGACTTCAGTGGTCATAATGTCATAGGATGATAATATTTGAGATGATGGCAGTATGAAAAAGAATAGTGGTGGGGGCTCACATCCATGGAGCTTCACCATTCCATAGGTTTAAATACAGATTTTAAAactcttttataattttttattaaaaaatcacatTAACAAGATTAGAGTGAAAAACTAACCTGTGAACCAAcattgcaaaattaaaataataaaatgaggTAAAAAAGCATGaattataatagagggacttaTCAGATAACCTTTTTGCAAGCGTGCGAAAAGCACCcacatttaagaaaaattaggGACGTGCACAGTTTATGAAGTTAATATCTCAACacatttatataattacatagtGTGGTCTTTGGGTTTCAATCTTGAGTTCTCCCTAAAACAAACATCCTATGTAAAGAACATGACATCAATAGGCGGAAAAGCCCCATTGATTCTTATCGGGCATTTTGACCTATGAGAAATTAaaccattaaatttttttcttaatttttttttaattatttgaatgacCAAAGGGTTCATAGTTTAGCGTTCTTTAACTTGATCATAAAAAAACGATGGtaagacatttaaaaaatatagaattcaaAATTCATTGAAAGCAACAATTAGTGCTAGTCACTTCAGAGTTTAGGGCTCAGggtcgtttaaatatatatatatatatatattttatttaaggtGCATCCACCTTAAATGTATGTCTTCACTTTCAATGTACAGGCATCTAACCCGTGCGCTTCAGACCTCCGCCCAGCGAGGCTCTGTCAAGGCTCTTCCCTTCGCCCTTGATAGCCGTTGGTAAGTGGTAAACTCCTTGCATACAGCTGTTGTTGTTGATTGTTTGGTGTCTGAGAGTTGTGCCTCAAGTGTTTGATGAATTGCCTCTTTGACCAGAAgctgtttctttgattttctttagctttgattttgatgtgTTGGGGAGTTTTAAATGacaagcttttaattattttttggtgTAAAAAGTaagatgtgtatttgtgatcACTGCACTTTGGGGAAGAAAGGGTTATCTGTTGAGTGTATCTGGTTGAACTGTGTAGTGGATGTGTTGAACACTGCCATTTTGAAATCATTCTAGGGCAAAATTATGCCATTTTTTCTTATTGATTGATGGTCAAGTTACAAAACTGTTTTACTTTAGATAATCTTTTTATTACTTTGTGTCTTTTCAGTGCAGGTTTCTCTACAAGGGTTgataaaatgatgaaaaatggtCCTGAGCAGATTACAAGGCTATTGTTCTGTGGGTTGGAGTTCCCTGCATCTCACACATACACAATAGAATATTTGAAAAAGTACCCATTTATTCAGGTTCTTGACTTGCATTTTTTGATGTACTTATGTAGTAGCTTAAACTTTCTCAGCTTATCTGTAGAGCCAGTAGATCATTCTTTGCTTGCAGTTATCCTCTTTGTAATTCAACTGGATGCATGCTTGCATGAAGATGTAGCTGCATGTGGATTTATTTCTTGCATCTGCTTTGTAATTGATTAATATTTGTCTCAAGGAATAACTACCCTTTTTTAGCATTTCCTtttctattttaggaaaaaGGCCAACACAACCGTTGTAAAGATTATGAATAAGTCATTGAATATTTGCAATTTTGCCAACTGAAATAACTGGCATGTTGAGATTTTCTGCAATATAGGCATAGAGGTTTGAGATTGAGATGGTAGAAGTAATTTACTACTGAGATTTGAGTCACTGCCTTATAGTTTATAATATTAACTCTCTGCTTTATTTCTTTGAAGGATATCCAATACTTACAAATTACAGTTACTTGAATAAAACTACTTTGAAATAGTTGACTGATCTTGTTGCCACCACTCCTTAGTTCATATCCTCACAATATAGATGCTAAAGTACCTGCTTTTAGCAGAGAAGCTATTGATGCTATAACAAAGCATTATCAATGACCTATTGTTTGCTATGCTTGGGGACTTTAGGTCATATCTTATTAATCAGGAGAATATTATTTTTCCATCATTGGGGATTGTGACATCTTGGTAACCAATCAATCCTAGCAGATAAATTCAACATATCTGCGATGCCAATTTTGGCGTAGATTTGCCTTACATCCATGAAGGTTTAGGTTAAAATTGAAACAACCAATGCACTTATTTGAATTCTGTTTACTTGATCTAGAAGTCTAGAAGTAATTTCATGAACAAGTACAAATCTTCAAACAGAATTTGTAATGGGCATTTAGCAGAAGAGTCCAACTTATGTCATTAAAACATGAGAATTGGGATATAAACAGTTGTCATGAAAAACAAATGTAACCTATAGAGTTCATTGAAAAAATTCATTCATGCTGTTTATCTTTAATGCACTGTTAGCTCATAAGGTTGCTATAATtatttgcacttttttttttgccaatcCTTATACTTTTTATCTTTGAGACAAACTTATAATCAAGGATCTTTagaattttaatgataaaaacaaaGTTGTCTATATTGCATCTTTTTATAACAGATTTTTCATTCACCAGTTGCAGTTCAGTTGAATAACTGAATTGGCTAAATGAGGTTTCTCTTTAACAAATGCTATGTTTCACTTTTTGCAGGTGGATGTGCTACCTCGTGGTGATGTTCCTAATGCTATACATGAATACCATGCATGTGTAGTCAAAATGTGCCAGCTAGATGAAAATGTAATTTCTAGAGCAGTTCAGATGAAACTTATCTTGCAGTTTGGTGTTGGGCTGGAAGGTCATTCTTTCGTATAAATTCATCTTTTatctgatatatttttttagctaaTCTATAGTCTTTCGCTGTTAGTTAATCCACTTGGCCTATGATATTCTTCACAAACTTTATCCCTTAATGGATGTTTCTCATGGTGTGATCCATTTATTCCTAAATATTTAAgtcatcaaattttatttttctcactttAGGTGTTGATGTTAAGGCTGCTACAAAGCATAACATTAAGGTGGCAAGGATTCCGGGGCagacatgtggaaattctgcgtCATGTGCTGAAATGGCGATATATTTGATGTTGGGCCTTCTTCGGAAGAAGGTTTAACTAAATTAAGTATCTTCTAGCAATTTGCAGCTTccttatttttcatggttttttttttctgagccACCTTCTATTGTCTAAGATGCGAGCTTTCAATTTGATGATTCAAACCTGGTTCATATATTTCCTCAAATGTGAAAAGCAAGTTGGCCGCTTATTGAAAAGTAAAACTGGATTGTAAGAGTTATAAGGGCCCTATGTAAAGTATTTTACAATTATGCATTGATGAGATATATCTACTGCATGTGCCTCATAAATAGATTAAATCATGTTTGcctatatatttctttatagtTGATTCTATGTTCAGTATCTTTTACACCTCTTTGTCACTCTGTTAGTGAATTTAGGTGGCCAGCTAGCATTTCATCCTCATGTAGTAGCCTTTTGTTAAATGGCATGTCATCAGTCAAGTAGAGAGGATAAAGGTACTACCTATAATTGCATGTTCTGATTTCCAGGAAGAATAATTGTTCAAATGAATAATAATGGTAATATCAAAGTAGAATGAACTCTAGAGTTGAATAAACTAGGCGGAACAAGCTAGCTTTAGGAATATAGtcattttgatggaaaaattaaGAGTGTACACCCAATATAGCATCTTGGAACACAGACAATCAATAAGCAAACTTTAGCACTTTGCCTTTATAGCTTAATTTGAATGGTGTTTATTTGATGCCTGCCTAGTTGGTTTATTGACCAGCTAGCACTTGAACAATGAAGACTTTTAGTTTAACCAAAAAACTGTACCCAGACTTCTGTTTTATGTGAAAATAGTTGATGCTAGGATTTGGCATTGTTGATATATTTCAATATTCTTTGGAGTCTAGTTATGTCTTTGTGATAGTCTGACATGGTTGATCAGGAGCAGACCTTACCAGGGGGAAGTTTGATTATCCTCGAAATATATTGGCTGTTAAAAAAAGGGATGATAGAGAAATTGTCTTACTTGGAACACCTTTTTTTGAAAGATGATGTAGCAGGCAATTCAGCTTGTTTATCGGATTACTTTCTGAATCATTTCATGTGGCAGTTTTtgctaattttcttttcttgcagaCAGAGATGGAAGCAGCTATAAAGCAGAAAATTCTAGGTCAACCAATTGGTGATACACTACAGGGGAAAACAGTGGGTTTTTCTCGTCCTCTTTCCTTCAGAAAATAGTAGCATTATTGGAACTAGTTTAAGGTTTCAGTTTCAGCATTGAACTAATTTTGGAGTATCACCCATGATTCATCTGACAATTGCACAAGTTCTTGTTATCATCATCCTTCTATTTCATTTTCTCTAACATGAGAAACCCGACTTACTATTGGATTACATTAACATGCTGACAAAATGCAAGAATTGCATTAAACTAATTTGGTTCAGATTATTTATATCACTTTGCCACCATATGTTGCAAATGTTAGTGTGTTTGTCATAACTCTTAGTAAAACCATAGACCATGCACATGCAGTCATGTCAAAATTAGCATGCTTTCTTGGGCTTGTTAGTTTGGAAAAATATGACAATATGTCACCCACTCATACTCATAGAATAAGTCAAATTTGTACCATTAGTTGATTGTTGGTTTGTATAATAAATTTAGAGCACCATCTTTGAAAGATCTTAATTGGCAAATGATTGGAATATGGTGAAGTACTCATGCCTGCCTTCAGATCTTTCGGATTATGAGAAATGGTTTTGGAGTACACTTTTGCAAGAAATAGTGTTCCTCCACCCTTTTTGTGGGACTGGATTTGAGGGTCAGTATTGGTGCTGCTGACCATAAATGATCATTGGTGGATCATCCATAAAGCTGATATGTGTGTAGAGATTGTTGTTTACTGCCATGGTTTTGGTtatgaaatgtttttttctaGATAaacttttatcaaaatttttccCTAGACAAACTTCTATCAAATGAGTATGAAATGCCTTTAGTTAAGATCATCTTCATTTTCATGTAATATAGGTTATAGGTTCCTCTTTTCTCGCTGTTGGGACTGCCTCTTCAGACAAATTTGGTTTAGCTTCACTCtccttcatttcaatttttttccatcTAGCCAGTATCTGTGATGATGGTAACagatgttttaattttatttgcatgTCCTGTACATTATTTGATGCAAGCTTGTAATTGTGTAGAGGTCATGGCGCACATTCTTGAAACCTAAATTCCCAAGCAGGACAAAATAATCGTATTCAAGTAATTAATCACCAAGAAAACAATGAATGTGCGTGTTGTGTGAACAGTGGCTTTGCCATGGTCCTTTTTTATGGACAAATTTATTACTATTTGTGTTAGTCATTTATTTGATTGACTTGTCAGCTGTCAAGCATTTCACTTTGTTCGCATTGCTAAACTTGATTGTTGACTTGTTATAATTACATAACTTATAGTATTACGCATGAATTATCTTGAAACCTAGGTCTTTATTATGGGATTTGGTGCTATCGGGGCTGACCTTGCTAAGAGACTGCGCCCATTTGGAGTCAAAATTCTTGCAACTAAAAGGAAATGGGTTGATTCACCACAGCTGAATGGTCTGTAGAAGacatttctttgcttctttctttcatttctttttgtctgtgtgtgtgtgtgtgtcagtGTAAGTATTTGCATATAAAAATGCATTTGTGATTCTCTCATCCATTCAATCTCAGGTTCTACTGATGATGCTTCTAACCTCATCAGTCAAAGTGATGCAACTGATGATCTGGTTGACAAGAAAGGAACCACGAAGGATAACTATGAATTTCGCCGCTGAAGCTGATATAGTGGTCCCCTGCTTGAGGTTAACTGATGAAACAGTGAGTTCATCAATCACCTCTTTCTccaattctttttttccccttttgcCTTCCACTgatatcttttcaaaatttgaaaattccaGGCTGGCATCATCAATAAGTCATTCCTTGCGTCAATGAAAAAGGTTGTTATTTGCTCAAATTCTACATGAAAATCTCCCTTCTGTTACATTAGAATCATTCAGATTGATTTACATATCCTAGGGCTTTGACTCAAATGTTGAGTTGCAACTGGAGCAATTAGATTTAGGCAGAAATGCTGCTTGCATTTTATATGTTCTCCTTGTGTGATTGATAACCGGTAGCAACCTTTGATTTGTTAggtacaaaacaaatacattgtCTAGATTCTATTCAACCCAAAAACTTAAACTAATAAGAAGAACAACCTAGGATCGCATATCTAAGTCCAAACATACAACATTAATCGATGGGGGATTATTGATTAGTCTTAtataattaacatataattCAACAGGATCTAGTATCAAACATTCCATAAATTATACTAGCCACCTTATTTACATAATATCACTATATGtcttataaatataaaatactcGGTTCTCTATGGGTATGCACCATCTCTAAAAACTTATTGCTTGAAATGTGCATTCTTTTGCTCCTACACTGAAATTGCACTGCTAACAGTAATTCCATCAGTTTGAGCCTGAAACATAGCATTTCCCCATTCTTGGTTATTTTGCAAGGGTTCTCTTCTGCTGAATATTGCTCGAGGCCACATCCTAGACTATGAATCAGTGTATCAATCGCTCAAATTAGGTCATCTAGGCGGCTTAGGCCTTGATGTCGCTTGGCAAGAACCATTCGATCCAGATGATAAGATCCTAAAATTCCCAAATGTGATCATTACGCCTCATGTTGCCGGTGTCACCGAACCTTCTTACAGAACAATGGCAAAGGTATACACATTATTGTACTCTTCCTGAATCATTCTCTATCATCTCCAAAATTGTTTCAGCAAATTGCATTCTAATTTATTGAGTCTGCTTTGCATTTCTGAAGGTTGTTGGTGATTGTCTCATTGAACTTCACAATGGACAAAAATTAACAGGCATTGAATTTGTGGAGTGAAGAACAATGCAACTGTGTGGGTTCTGCTGTTACTTTTCTTTCAGCAGGTGATGTGAACCTTTGTCcctttttaatgaataaatgatAATGGATATTATTTATTGTCACATTTTCTGCAAAATAatctttttcctttccttttctaCTCTCCCTTTCaatttattttgctttcttttccaTAATTTCTTTTGGTTTATCCATGTTCCTTCTCATCATGCATTGTGAAGAAATAGTATGGCTGAATAAAGAAACACATAATGAGAATTGTGGGCAAACCCAGCGGTAATTATCATGTATGTAGTGTGATTGAGAGTTCTCGAGTTTGAGTTTTTCAACTCGCGTTGCACTAGATTTTCTGTGGAAGTTCTGTATTAGGAATGCTTTTTGTTCTCCTCT is a window of Dioscorea cayenensis subsp. rotundata cultivar TDr96_F1 chromosome 5, TDr96_F1_v2_PseudoChromosome.rev07_lg8_w22 25.fasta, whole genome shotgun sequence DNA encoding:
- the LOC120262292 gene encoding LOW QUALITY PROTEIN: hydroxypyruvate reductase-like (The sequence of the model RefSeq protein was modified relative to this genomic sequence to represent the inferred CDS: deleted 1 base in 1 codon) → MSSLSMYRHLTRALQTSAQRGSVKALPFALDSRCAGFSTRVDKMMKNGPEQITRLLFCGLEFPASHTYTIEYLKKYPFIQVDVLPRGDVPNAIHEYHACVVKMCQLDENVISRAVQMKLILQFGVGLEGVDVKAATKHNIKVARIPGQTCGNSASCAEMAIYLMLGLLRKKTEMEAAIKQKILGQPIGDTLQGKTVFIMGFGAIGADLAKRLRPFGVKILATKRKWVDSPQLNGSTDDASNLISQSDATDDLVDKKGTTKDNYNFAAEADIVVPCLRLTDETAGIINKSFLASMKKGSLLLNIARGHILDYESVYQSLKLGHLGGLGLDVAWQEPFDPDDKILKFPNVIITPHVAGVTEPSYRTMAKVVGDCLIELHNGQKLTGIEFVE